The Anastrepha ludens isolate Willacy chromosome 2, idAnaLude1.1, whole genome shotgun sequence genome contains a region encoding:
- the LOC128858439 gene encoding uncharacterized protein LOC128858439, producing MKQILILAASALLLIQLVNALPHTKRESVAVAARDNPISQDASSASSEELSEESSEEDDPKLKLVAFTFGGMAVIAQWTLDKGSEVLKNAVKELNEIPDKDELLQANITRMSRIANENPQLTKEEDSEYILKLFEYLIDFSTLMDDYEQMPDDSKLKIALKTALESNGFNEFDSEFKNKIFEFAKSMERVFGEYIKEMTPAEKSKYSKLIQWYDEFKAETDKDKKLDKLGEFFDLI from the exons tcTTGATTCTCGCTGCAAGTGCATTGCTGTTGATACAG CTCGTTAACGCTTTACCTCACACAAAACGAGAGTCCGTCGCAGTTGCTGCACGTGACAACCCCATCTCCCAGGATGCCTCATCTGCCTCATCCGAAGAATTATCCGAAGAATCATCTGAAGAAGACGATCCCAAGCTAAAACTTGTGGCTTTCACTTTTGGCGGAATGGCTGTAATAGCCCAATGGACACTCGATAAAGGTAGCGAAGTGCTTAAGAATGCCGTGAAGGAATTAAATGAAATTCCCGACAAAGACGAGCTGTTGCAAGCGAATATTACTCGTATGTCTCGCATTGCAAATGAAAATCCTCAGCTTACTAAGGAAGAGGACTCggaatacattttaaaattatttgaatactTGATTGATTTTTCAACATTGATGGATGACTATGAGCAAATGCCAGATgattcgaaattaaaaattgcattgaagACAGCTTTAGAAAGCAATGGTTTCAATGAGTTTGAtagtgaatttaaaaataaaatcttcgaATTTGCTAAAAGTATGGAGCGTGTTTTTGGCGAATATATCAAAGAGATGACGCCCGCTGAAAAATCAAAGTATTCCAAATTAATTCAGTGGTACGATGAATTCAAGGCCGAAACTGATAAGGATAAGAAACTTGATAAACTAGGCGAATTCTTTGATCTCATCTGA